From Xylocopa sonorina isolate GNS202 chromosome 2, iyXylSono1_principal, whole genome shotgun sequence, a single genomic window includes:
- the Nsun2 gene encoding tRNA (cytosine(34)-C(5))-methyltransferase Nsun2, giving the protein MGKGRKHKPKKNFAEKRREKQKKKDEWDSTPHHNYADIIRENKNFENYYKTQKIVDEDQWDSFMNTMKTNLPVAFRITGSKEEAKVLMEIIKGDFFKEILNTQVEDDSGNSVEAKDILRCLPFYPDGLAWQLQLTRKDIRRSEAYFRLHNFLIVETESGNISRQEVVSMVPPLVLDVKPSHKILDMCAAPGSKTAQLIEMIHSEEGNAHPEGFVIANDLDNNRCYMLVHQAKRLNSPSILITNHDASVLPNFTTTKPDNTKEELKFDRILADVPCSGDGTMRKNPDIWCKWSPANGNNLHGIQYRIAKRGLELLAVGGRMVYSTCSLNPIENEAVLHRLFLDTQDSVQLVDCRDLVPGLVCNPGISHWLPASKDLQYYESWEDVPEQWQTQVHPKMFPPKPEDAAKFHFERCMRILPHHQDTGGFFVAVLEKIKYLPWEHGSRTSDEVAQNSNCKEENNELSLEDAAEKNAQGKRSLDETNRPREFRKKRKRIAGYKEDPFVFFKDDKEDVWLSIKNFYNISDDLDPRCLLVRCLDRKKKNIYYTSPEIRNVVLSNEDQIKLINTGVKSFVRCDNKNMNCPFRLAQEGIQSIVKYIGDGRKIRISKDDLIMLLQNNDPHTPPEIVKLNPETQERLQNFATGSCILVYEEEKTENPLKLQMVGWRGTMSLRAYVNVHDAIHYLRLLGADCSKFEKNKFKENRASVASEVLSNEIINNGEKDTNSKEDDKSQTLDELKE; this is encoded by the exons ATGGGGAAAGGTCGAAAGCATAAGCCAAAAAAAAATTTCGCAGAAAAACGTCGAGAGAAACAGAAG AAAAAGGATGAATGGGACAGTACTCCGCATCATAACTATGCGGATATTATTAGAGAGAATAAGAATTTTGAGAATTATTATAAAACCCAGAAAATTGTTGACGAGGACCAGTGGGATTCATTTATGAATACCATGAAAACGAACCTGCCAGTGGCATTTAGAATTACAGGGTCTAAAGAGGAAGCTAAGGTATTGATGGAAATAATCAAAGGAGATTTCTTTAAGGAAATCTTGAACACGCAAGTGGAAGATGattcaggaaatagcgtggaaGCTAAAGATATATTACGTTGTCTGCCATTTTACCCGGATGGGTTAGCTTGGCAACTACAATTAACTAGAAAAGATATTCGGAGATCTGAAGCTTATTTTAGATTACATAATTTTTTAATCGTTGAAACGGAAAGTGGGAACATTAGTAGACAAGAGGTAGTCAGCATGGTACCGCCTCTAGTATTAGATGTAAAACCTTCTCATAAG attttagatATGTGTGCAGCACCAGGGTCAAAGACGGCTCAACTCATTGAAATGATACATTCCGAAGAAGGAAACGCACATCCAG AGGGCTTTGTAATAGCCAACGATCTCGACAACAATCGTTGTTACATGCTTGTACATCAAGCAAAAAGATTAAACAGCCCAAGTATTTTAATTACAAATCATGATGCCTCTGTGTTGCCTAATTTTACCACTACTAAACCAGACAATACTAAGGAAGAGTTGAA ATTTGATAGAATACTTGCTGATGTACCATGTAGCGGTGATGGTACAATGAGGAAGAACCCTGACATTTGGTGTAAGTGGAGTCCGGCAAATGGGAACAATCTTCATGg AATTCAGTATAGGATAGCAAAACGGGGCCTAGAGCTTTTAGCAGTTGGAGGAAGGATGGTATATTCTACTTGCTCATTAAATCCGATAGAAAATGAAGCTGTACTTCACAGACTTTTTCTCGATACTCAAGATTCTGTGCAATTAGTTGACTGCAGAGATTTAGTACCTGGTTTAGTGTGCAATCCAG gtataTCTCATTGGTTGCCTGCGTCGAAAGATTTGCAATATTACGAGTCGTGGGAAGATGTACCCGAACAGTGGCAAACGCAAGTTCATCCAAAAATGTTTCCACCAAAACCGGAGGATGCAGCCAAGTTTCACTTCGAACGATG TATGAGAATATTGCCGCATCATCAAGATACAGGGGGTTTCTTTGTGGCTGTTCTGGAGAAAATAAAGTATCTACCATGGGAACACGGATCACGCACAAGCGATGAGGTTGCGCAGAATTCTAATTGTAAAGAAGAAAATAATGAATTAAGTCTGGAAGATGCAGCAGAGAAAAATGCACAAGGAAAAAGATCACTCGATGAAACAAACAGACCACGGGAATTCAGGAAGAAACGTAAAAGAATTGCCGGGTACAAGGAAGATCCATTCGTTTTCTTCAAAGATGACAAGGAAGATGTGTGGTTATCTATAAA AAATTTCTACAACATATCAGATGATTTGGATCCTCGGTGTTTATTAGTCCGATGTCTCGacaggaaaaagaaaaacattTATTACACGTCACCCGAGATACGTAACGTTGTGCTGTCTAATGAAgatcaaataaaattaataaataccGGAGTAAAATCATTTGTGCGCTGCGACAATAAGAACATGAACTGTCCGTTTAGACTGGCACAAGAAGGTATACAGagtattgtaaaatatatcgGTGACGGTAGGAAAATCAGGATATCTAAAGACGATCTGATAATGCTATTACAAAACAACGATCCACATACTCCACCTGAAATTGTGAAACTTAATCCGGAGACGCAAGAACGCTTACAAAATTTTG CAACGGGGAGTTGTATACTTGTATATGAAGAAGAAAAGACTGAAAACCCATTAAAGCTGCAAATGGTAGGTTGGCGAGGTACAATGTCCCTGAGAGCATACGTTAATGTACACGATGCAATTCATTATCTACGCCTGTTAGGAGCTGATTGTTCGAAATTTG AAAAGAATAAATTCAAGGAGAATCGTGCTTCCGTTGCATCTGAGGTATTAAGTAATGAGATTATTAATAACGGAGAAAAGGATACTAACTCGAAAGAGGACGATAAGTCACAAACTTTAGACGAATTAAAAGAATGA
- the LOC143433214 gene encoding coiled-coil domain-containing protein 97-like, translating into MSKKKDIHDCVPNMIVDEKDNDDDNLQQNLSSKIQVDKDLEEVLLSYVARSKAIFKSQQKDDPDLTYDEKLTIARNIFQKSHCLFLSKFGHYMKKEHLKYFEKIKEEDYEVAYHFNRLQRYFNSSTRQTDVRNRRYQALKSLIEEGEYFSESEMMKRNPLLYEHLVGQYMTEKQKKIRDSIDTENITFVNLLMENIERDNLKKKQKLQEEEEQNVVEENDSDESEVDNTCTPKQNEEKDVHWGKISSLRDDIQHKNETVKSSCSISRAEQQILKQEFVTNMYQNFLDGKDADFDYSTVDDNEAYDNIDIRTQDEEEKYFDSESPETIATTEVANENETEDELDIYMKSLKEQDSANRRSLDNLVYDDYPEM; encoded by the exons ATGAGTAAAAAAAAAGATATACATGATTGTGTACCAAATATGATTGTAGACGAGAAAGATAATGATGATGATAACTTACAACAGAATTTGTCAAGTAAAATACAAGTGGACAAAGATTTGGAAGAAGTGCTATTAAGTTACGTGGCAAGGAGCAAGGCAATTTTTAAGAGTCAACAAAAAGACGATCCAGATTTAACTTATGATGAGAAGTTAACAATTGCACGTAATATTTTTCAAAAGAGTCACTGTCTGTTCTTGTCCAAATTTGGTCATTATATGAAAAAGGAACATTTGAAATACTTTGAGAAGATCAAAGAGGAGGACTATGAGGTTGCTTATCATTTTAACAGATTACAAAGGTACTTTAATAGTTCAACCAGGCAGACTGACGTTAGAAATAGGAGATACCAAGCTCTGAAGAGCTTAATCGAAGAAGGAGAGTATTTCAGTGAATCTGAAATGATGAAAAGAAATCCATTATTGTACGAGCATTTAGTGGGTCAATATATGACtgagaaacaaaagaaaattaGGGATAGTATAGATACTGAAAATATTACATTTGTTAATTTATTAATGGAAAATATTGAAAGAGATAATTTAAAGAAGAAGCAAAAAttacaagaagaagaagagcagAATGTAGTGGAAGAAAATGATTCAGATGAAAGTGAAGTAGATAATACGTGTACTCCAAAACAAAATGAAGAAAAGGATGTACATTGGGGTAAAATATCTAGTTTGAGAGATGACATACAACATAAGAACGAAACTGTAAAGAGTTCTTGTAGTATCTCAAGAGCTGAACAACAAATACTCAAACAAGAATTTGTAACGAACATGTATCAAAACTTTTTGGATGGAAAAGATGCAGACTTTGATTACAG CACTGTCGACGATAATGAAGCATATgataacatagatataagaacaCAAGACGAAGAAGAGAAATACTTCGATTCAGAATCACCTGAAACTATAGCTACCACAGAAGTTGCAAATGAAAATGAGACCGAGGATGAgctggatatttatatgaaatcaTTGAAG GAGCAAGATTCTGCAAATAGGCGCTCCTTGGATAATCTTGTATACGATGATTACCCTGAGATGTAA
- the LOC143432943 gene encoding vacuolar protein sorting-associated protein 35-like isoform X2: protein MPMTPAITGVEEQEKLLEDAIGVVKVQAFQMKHCLDKSKLMDALKHASTMLGELRTSLLSPKSYYELYMAITDELRHLELYLLDEFQKGRKVTDLYELVQYVGNIVPRLYLLITVGLVYIKTTPGLKRDLLRDLVEMCRGVQHPLRGLFLRNYLLQCTRNILPDVAEEDDEDGSVRDSIDFVLMNFAEMNKLWVRMQHQGHTRDRERREREREELRILVGTNLVRLSQLESVTLEKYKKLVLPGILEQVVSCRDAIAQEYLMECIIQVFPDEFHLQTLNAFLKSCAELQNGVNVKNIIISLIDRLAAFSSRSDGVGGPGSPNQVPGIPQDVKLFDVFSDQIAIIIQTRQDMPPEDVVSLQVALINLAHKCYPDRVNYVDKVLLTTVQIFQKQSVDKLEYNSAVSRELVRLMKIPIDNYKNILTVLKLEHFAPLLDYFDYEGRKLLAVYIITNILENETLIPTQEQVDAVLSMVSPLVQDQLDQPNIEEDPEDFAEEQGLLGRLIHHFKSETADQQYMILSASRKHFSAGGNKRIKYTLPPIVFQAYQLAFTYKGLQDQDEMWQKKCQKIFQFCHATITALMKAELAELPLRLFLQGAIAIGEIRFDNFEMVAYEFMSQAFSIYEDEISDSKAQLAAITLIIATFEQMSCFGEENAEPVRNQCALYASKLLRKPDQCRGVATCSHIFWSGKSLATGGKEMQDGNKVLDCLKKGIRIASQCMDTSVQVQLYVELLNHYIYFYEKGNTAVTVQILNQVIAKIREELPNLEVSEETEQIQKHLANTLEHLRNRMESPEADGLSYQGLFL, encoded by the exons ATG CCAATGACACCTGCTATAACCGGAGTAGAAGAGCAAGAGAAACTACTAGAAGATGCGATCGGTGTGGTCAAAGTACAGGCGTTTCAAATGAAACACTGTTTGGATAAATCCAAATTGATGGACGCATTGAAACACGCGTCTACGATGTTAGGAGAACTAAGAACCTCTCTTTTAAGTCCAAAGAGTTATTACGAATTAT ATATGGCCATTACCGATGAACTAAGGCATTTAGAGCTTTATTTGCTAGATGAATTTCAGAAAGGAAGAAAAGTTACAGATTTATATGAATTGGTGCAATATGTTGGCAATATTGTGCCCAGATT GTACCTACTTATCACAGTTGGATTAGTATATATTAAAACAACACCAGGTTTAAAAAGAGATCTGTTAAGAGATTTAGTGGAAATGTGCAGAGGTGTTCAACACCCTTTAAGAGGACTCTTTTTAAGGAACTATTTATTGCAATGCACTCGTAACATTTTACCAGATGTTGCGGAAGAAGATGATGAAGATGGAAGT GTTCGTGACAGTATAGACTTTGTCTTGATGAATTTCGCAGAAATGAATAAATTATGGGTTCGCATGCAACATCAGGGTCATACCAGAGACagagaaagaagagagagagaaagagaagaactTAGAATCTTGGTGGGAACTAATCTTGTACGGCTTAGTCAGTTGGAATCAGTtacattagaaaaatataaaaag CTTGTCTTACCAGGAATTCTAGAACAGGTAGTCAGCTGTAGAGATGCGATTGCTCAAGAATATCTCATGGAGTGTATAATTCAG GTTTTCCCGGACGAGttccatctgcaaacgttaaacGCATTTTTAAAATCTTGTGCTGAGCTACAAAATGGTgtaaatgtaaaaaatataattatttcaTTAATAGACCGCCTTGCAGCATTTAGTTCAAGATCAGATGGTGTTGGAGGGCCAGGAAGTCCTAATCAAGTACCAGGAATCCCACAAGATGTAAAACTTTTCGACGTTTTCAGTGATCAAATAGCCATTATTATACAG ACTAGGCAAGATATGCCTCCAGAAGATGTAGTCTCTCTTCAAGTAGCCCTTATTAATTTAGCACACAAGTGTTATCCTGATAGGGTAAACTATGTAGACAAAGTCTTGTTAACAACTGTTCAAATATTCCAAAAACAGAGTGTAGATAA GCTCGAGTACAATAGTGCTGTATCAAGAGAATTAGTAAGACTGATGAAAATTCCAATAGATAACTACAAGAACATATTAACTGTTCTGAAACTCGAACATTTTGCCCCATTACTAGATTATTTTGACTATGAGGGTAGAAAGCTGTTAGCTGTTTATATAATAACAAACATTTTAGAAAATGAAACGTTGATACCTACTCAAGAACAAGTGGATGCGGTTCTTTCCATGGTGTCTCCATTGGTGCAAGACCAACTGGACCAACCTAACATAGAAGAAGACCCCGAAGATTTTGCGGAAGAACAGGGCCTTCTTGGCAGACTGATACATCATTTTAAATCAGAGACAGCTGATCAACAATACATGATACTGAGTGCTTCTAGAAAACATTTCAGTGCTGGTGGGAATAAGAGAATAAAATATACCCTACCACCAATAGTTTTCCAAGCTTATCAGCTAGCTTTTACATACAAAGGATTACAGGATCAA GATGAAATGTGGCAGAAAAAGTGCCAAAAAATCTTTCAATTCTGTCATGCCACTATTACAGCTTTAATGAAGGCTGAATTGGCAGAGTTGCCTTTGAGGTTATTTCTTCAGGGTGCAATAGCAATAGGAGAGATTCGTTTCGATAACTTTGAAATGGTTGCTTATGAGTTTATGAGTCAAGCATTCTCGATATACGAGGATGAAATAAGTGATTCGAAAGCTCAGTTAGCCGCTATTACATTGATCATTGCCACATTTGAACAAATGAGTTGTTTCGGTGAAGAGAACGCGGAACCAGTACGCAACCAGTGTGCTCTATACGCCAGCAAATTATTAAGAAAACCAGACCAATGTAGAGGTGTTGCTACCTGTTCTCATATATTCTGGTCTGGAAAGTCATTAGCTACAGGAGGAAAAGAA ATGCAAGACGGAAATAAGGTATTAGATTGTCTAAAGAAAGGCATCAGAATAGCAAGCCAATGCATGGATACCTCAGTTCAAGTACAACTTTATGTTGAACTGTTAAAtcattatatttatttctacgAGAAAGGCAATACAGCG GTCACTGTTCAAATCTTAAATCAAGTGATCGCAAAAATTAGGGAAGAACTGCCCAACTTAGAAGTCAGTGAAGAAACAGAACAAATTCAAAAACATTTAGCTAACACATTAGAACATTTAAGGAATAGAATGGAATCTCCAGAAGCTGATGGTCTTTCGTACCAAGGACTTTTCTTATAA
- the LOC143432943 gene encoding vacuolar protein sorting-associated protein 35-like isoform X1: MVSLFFSQPMTPAITGVEEQEKLLEDAIGVVKVQAFQMKHCLDKSKLMDALKHASTMLGELRTSLLSPKSYYELYMAITDELRHLELYLLDEFQKGRKVTDLYELVQYVGNIVPRLYLLITVGLVYIKTTPGLKRDLLRDLVEMCRGVQHPLRGLFLRNYLLQCTRNILPDVAEEDDEDGSVRDSIDFVLMNFAEMNKLWVRMQHQGHTRDRERREREREELRILVGTNLVRLSQLESVTLEKYKKLVLPGILEQVVSCRDAIAQEYLMECIIQVFPDEFHLQTLNAFLKSCAELQNGVNVKNIIISLIDRLAAFSSRSDGVGGPGSPNQVPGIPQDVKLFDVFSDQIAIIIQTRQDMPPEDVVSLQVALINLAHKCYPDRVNYVDKVLLTTVQIFQKQSVDKLEYNSAVSRELVRLMKIPIDNYKNILTVLKLEHFAPLLDYFDYEGRKLLAVYIITNILENETLIPTQEQVDAVLSMVSPLVQDQLDQPNIEEDPEDFAEEQGLLGRLIHHFKSETADQQYMILSASRKHFSAGGNKRIKYTLPPIVFQAYQLAFTYKGLQDQDEMWQKKCQKIFQFCHATITALMKAELAELPLRLFLQGAIAIGEIRFDNFEMVAYEFMSQAFSIYEDEISDSKAQLAAITLIIATFEQMSCFGEENAEPVRNQCALYASKLLRKPDQCRGVATCSHIFWSGKSLATGGKEMQDGNKVLDCLKKGIRIASQCMDTSVQVQLYVELLNHYIYFYEKGNTAVTVQILNQVIAKIREELPNLEVSEETEQIQKHLANTLEHLRNRMESPEADGLSYQGLFL; the protein is encoded by the exons ATG GTATCTTTATTTTTCTCGCAGCCAATGACACCTGCTATAACCGGAGTAGAAGAGCAAGAGAAACTACTAGAAGATGCGATCGGTGTGGTCAAAGTACAGGCGTTTCAAATGAAACACTGTTTGGATAAATCCAAATTGATGGACGCATTGAAACACGCGTCTACGATGTTAGGAGAACTAAGAACCTCTCTTTTAAGTCCAAAGAGTTATTACGAATTAT ATATGGCCATTACCGATGAACTAAGGCATTTAGAGCTTTATTTGCTAGATGAATTTCAGAAAGGAAGAAAAGTTACAGATTTATATGAATTGGTGCAATATGTTGGCAATATTGTGCCCAGATT GTACCTACTTATCACAGTTGGATTAGTATATATTAAAACAACACCAGGTTTAAAAAGAGATCTGTTAAGAGATTTAGTGGAAATGTGCAGAGGTGTTCAACACCCTTTAAGAGGACTCTTTTTAAGGAACTATTTATTGCAATGCACTCGTAACATTTTACCAGATGTTGCGGAAGAAGATGATGAAGATGGAAGT GTTCGTGACAGTATAGACTTTGTCTTGATGAATTTCGCAGAAATGAATAAATTATGGGTTCGCATGCAACATCAGGGTCATACCAGAGACagagaaagaagagagagagaaagagaagaactTAGAATCTTGGTGGGAACTAATCTTGTACGGCTTAGTCAGTTGGAATCAGTtacattagaaaaatataaaaag CTTGTCTTACCAGGAATTCTAGAACAGGTAGTCAGCTGTAGAGATGCGATTGCTCAAGAATATCTCATGGAGTGTATAATTCAG GTTTTCCCGGACGAGttccatctgcaaacgttaaacGCATTTTTAAAATCTTGTGCTGAGCTACAAAATGGTgtaaatgtaaaaaatataattatttcaTTAATAGACCGCCTTGCAGCATTTAGTTCAAGATCAGATGGTGTTGGAGGGCCAGGAAGTCCTAATCAAGTACCAGGAATCCCACAAGATGTAAAACTTTTCGACGTTTTCAGTGATCAAATAGCCATTATTATACAG ACTAGGCAAGATATGCCTCCAGAAGATGTAGTCTCTCTTCAAGTAGCCCTTATTAATTTAGCACACAAGTGTTATCCTGATAGGGTAAACTATGTAGACAAAGTCTTGTTAACAACTGTTCAAATATTCCAAAAACAGAGTGTAGATAA GCTCGAGTACAATAGTGCTGTATCAAGAGAATTAGTAAGACTGATGAAAATTCCAATAGATAACTACAAGAACATATTAACTGTTCTGAAACTCGAACATTTTGCCCCATTACTAGATTATTTTGACTATGAGGGTAGAAAGCTGTTAGCTGTTTATATAATAACAAACATTTTAGAAAATGAAACGTTGATACCTACTCAAGAACAAGTGGATGCGGTTCTTTCCATGGTGTCTCCATTGGTGCAAGACCAACTGGACCAACCTAACATAGAAGAAGACCCCGAAGATTTTGCGGAAGAACAGGGCCTTCTTGGCAGACTGATACATCATTTTAAATCAGAGACAGCTGATCAACAATACATGATACTGAGTGCTTCTAGAAAACATTTCAGTGCTGGTGGGAATAAGAGAATAAAATATACCCTACCACCAATAGTTTTCCAAGCTTATCAGCTAGCTTTTACATACAAAGGATTACAGGATCAA GATGAAATGTGGCAGAAAAAGTGCCAAAAAATCTTTCAATTCTGTCATGCCACTATTACAGCTTTAATGAAGGCTGAATTGGCAGAGTTGCCTTTGAGGTTATTTCTTCAGGGTGCAATAGCAATAGGAGAGATTCGTTTCGATAACTTTGAAATGGTTGCTTATGAGTTTATGAGTCAAGCATTCTCGATATACGAGGATGAAATAAGTGATTCGAAAGCTCAGTTAGCCGCTATTACATTGATCATTGCCACATTTGAACAAATGAGTTGTTTCGGTGAAGAGAACGCGGAACCAGTACGCAACCAGTGTGCTCTATACGCCAGCAAATTATTAAGAAAACCAGACCAATGTAGAGGTGTTGCTACCTGTTCTCATATATTCTGGTCTGGAAAGTCATTAGCTACAGGAGGAAAAGAA ATGCAAGACGGAAATAAGGTATTAGATTGTCTAAAGAAAGGCATCAGAATAGCAAGCCAATGCATGGATACCTCAGTTCAAGTACAACTTTATGTTGAACTGTTAAAtcattatatttatttctacgAGAAAGGCAATACAGCG GTCACTGTTCAAATCTTAAATCAAGTGATCGCAAAAATTAGGGAAGAACTGCCCAACTTAGAAGTCAGTGAAGAAACAGAACAAATTCAAAAACATTTAGCTAACACATTAGAACATTTAAGGAATAGAATGGAATCTCCAGAAGCTGATGGTCTTTCGTACCAAGGACTTTTCTTATAA